One window of the Candidatus Microbacterium colombiense genome contains the following:
- a CDS encoding cellulase family glycosylhydrolase: MTAAVLRVDGTRILNGDRPTLLRGFGLGGWMNMENFITGYAGTETQHRKALGRVLGDEAYERYFSRFLSVFFTDADAAHVRSLGMNSVRIPFNYRHFEDDAEPFVMKEEGFVLLDRAVETCARHGIYAILDLHAVPGAQNQHWHSDNPTQWAHFWAQRQFQDRVVHLWERIAERYRGNPWVAGYNPINEPGDAEGTTIGPFYRRLEAAIRAIDPDHILFLDGNRYSTQFDQLGDPLPNCVYTAHDYALPGFADGGPYPGVSRGQYIDRDKVEQTFLQRTAYMRETGTPIWVGEFGPVYTGEPARDEQRYQLLEDQLEIYARHDASWALWTYKDIGLQGGVSTDPDSDYMRRIAPVLEKKSRLGVDSWGSTDASVRDVLEPLERLFETEFPDFAPFPWGARRWIHGHVRHVMLAEAMVGDYARAFTGVSADEAESLADAFAFENCVRRERLERIISSPR, from the coding sequence GTGACAGCTGCGGTCCTTCGTGTCGACGGCACACGCATCCTGAACGGGGATCGCCCGACGCTGCTGCGGGGGTTCGGGCTCGGCGGGTGGATGAACATGGAGAACTTCATCACCGGGTACGCGGGCACCGAGACGCAGCATCGCAAAGCGCTGGGCCGGGTGCTGGGTGACGAGGCGTACGAGAGGTACTTCTCTCGGTTCCTCTCGGTGTTCTTCACCGATGCCGACGCTGCGCACGTGCGCAGCCTGGGCATGAACTCCGTGCGCATCCCCTTCAACTACCGACACTTCGAAGACGACGCCGAGCCGTTCGTCATGAAGGAGGAGGGCTTCGTGCTGCTGGATCGCGCGGTCGAGACGTGCGCTCGGCACGGGATCTACGCGATCCTCGACCTGCACGCCGTGCCGGGCGCGCAGAACCAGCACTGGCACAGCGACAACCCGACCCAGTGGGCGCATTTCTGGGCGCAGCGGCAGTTCCAGGACCGGGTCGTGCACCTGTGGGAGCGCATCGCCGAGCGCTACCGCGGTAATCCGTGGGTGGCGGGATACAACCCGATCAACGAGCCGGGGGATGCCGAGGGGACGACGATCGGACCGTTCTATCGACGACTCGAGGCGGCGATCCGCGCGATCGATCCCGACCACATCCTGTTCCTGGACGGCAACCGCTACTCCACGCAGTTCGACCAGCTCGGTGACCCGCTGCCGAACTGCGTCTACACGGCGCACGACTACGCCCTTCCTGGGTTCGCGGACGGTGGTCCGTATCCCGGGGTGAGCAGAGGGCAGTACATCGACCGCGACAAGGTCGAACAGACGTTCCTGCAGCGCACTGCCTACATGCGCGAGACGGGGACCCCGATCTGGGTCGGGGAGTTCGGGCCGGTGTACACGGGGGAGCCAGCACGGGATGAGCAGCGCTATCAGCTGCTGGAGGATCAGCTCGAGATCTATGCGCGTCACGATGCCAGCTGGGCGTTGTGGACCTACAAGGACATCGGACTGCAGGGAGGGGTCAGCACCGATCCGGACTCGGACTACATGCGTCGCATCGCACCCGTGCTGGAGAAGAAGAGCCGGCTCGGCGTCGACTCATGGGGCTCGACCGACGCCAGCGTGCGTGACGTGCTCGAGCCGTTGGAGCGGCTGTTCGAGACCGAGTTCCCCGACTTCGCGCCGTTCCCCTGGGGTGCGCGGCGGTGGATCCACGGGCACGTGCGTCACGTGATGCTCGCGGAGGCGATGGTGGGGGATTACGCGCGCGCATTCACCGGAGTGAGCGCGGACGAGGCGGAATCGCTCGCGGATGCCTTCGCATTCGAGAACTGCGTGCGTCGCGAACGGCTGGAGCGGATCATCTCGAGCCCTCGGTGA
- a CDS encoding alpha-N-arabinofuranosidase, giving the protein MINARLAIDPHFTVGDINRRLFGSFVEHLGRCVYGGIYEPGHATADADGFRGDVKELVKELGVSTIRYPGGNFISGYRWEDGVGPRTERPRRLDLAWHSIETNEIGLDEFAGWADGIGSELMYAVNLGTRGIESALDVLEYTNVASGTFWSEKRIANGKKDPYNVRMWCLGNEMDGPWQVGHSTAHEYGRLAVKTARAMRMIDPDLELVACGSSSASMPTFGEWERVVLEETYDEVDFISCHAYYEPKGGDYESFLASAVDMDRFIEAVVATADHVKALRRSDKTLNISFDEWNVWYQSRFNDVEKITDANDWPIAPRLLEDSYSVIDAVVFGNLLISLLRHADRVTAASLAQLVNVIAPIMTEPNGKSWRQTTFFPFAITSRLARGRALEVRLEAPTYETSAYGDVSLVDAVATHDEESGDTAIFLVNRSLTEEVTVQVDVSRLGAVSVTSAQTLQDDDIHARNTIDDPERVGMQENTSAQVDGGVISITLPAVSWTAVTVR; this is encoded by the coding sequence ATGATCAACGCACGACTCGCCATCGACCCGCACTTCACTGTCGGCGACATCAACAGACGACTCTTCGGATCGTTCGTCGAGCACCTGGGACGGTGCGTCTACGGGGGGATCTACGAGCCGGGTCATGCGACGGCCGATGCCGACGGCTTCCGGGGCGACGTCAAGGAGTTGGTCAAAGAGCTGGGGGTCTCCACGATCCGCTATCCCGGGGGGAACTTCATCTCGGGCTACCGCTGGGAGGATGGCGTCGGGCCGCGCACCGAGCGGCCCCGCCGACTGGATCTGGCCTGGCACTCGATCGAGACCAACGAGATCGGTCTCGACGAGTTCGCCGGCTGGGCCGACGGCATCGGCAGCGAGCTGATGTACGCCGTGAACCTCGGTACTCGCGGCATCGAGTCGGCACTCGATGTGCTCGAGTACACGAACGTCGCCTCCGGGACGTTCTGGTCGGAGAAGCGCATCGCGAACGGCAAGAAGGACCCGTACAACGTGCGCATGTGGTGCCTGGGCAACGAGATGGACGGCCCCTGGCAGGTCGGCCACTCCACCGCGCACGAATACGGCCGGCTGGCGGTCAAGACGGCGCGGGCGATGCGCATGATCGACCCGGATCTCGAGCTCGTGGCCTGCGGCAGCTCGAGTGCGTCGATGCCCACGTTTGGCGAGTGGGAGCGGGTGGTGCTGGAGGAGACCTACGACGAGGTCGACTTCATCTCCTGCCACGCGTACTACGAGCCCAAGGGGGGCGATTACGAGAGCTTCCTGGCATCCGCGGTCGACATGGACCGGTTCATCGAGGCTGTCGTGGCTACGGCAGATCACGTGAAGGCGCTGCGGCGCAGCGACAAGACGCTCAACATCTCGTTCGACGAGTGGAATGTCTGGTACCAGTCGCGCTTCAACGACGTCGAGAAGATCACCGACGCGAACGACTGGCCGATCGCTCCGCGCCTGCTCGAGGACTCGTATTCCGTGATCGATGCGGTCGTGTTCGGCAACCTGCTGATCTCTCTGCTGCGTCATGCCGACCGGGTGACGGCCGCGAGCCTCGCGCAGCTGGTGAACGTCATCGCCCCGATCATGACCGAGCCGAACGGCAAGTCCTGGCGTCAGACGACCTTCTTCCCCTTCGCGATCACCTCCCGTCTCGCACGGGGACGTGCACTGGAAGTGCGTCTCGAGGCACCGACCTACGAGACCTCGGCCTACGGCGACGTGTCTCTCGTGGACGCGGTCGCCACGCACGATGAGGAGAGCGGTGACACGGCGATCTTCCTCGTGAACCGCAGCCTGACCGAAGAGGTCACTGTGCAGGTGGACGTGAGCCGGCTCGGCGCCGTGTCGGTGACCTCGGCTCAGACCCTGCAGGACGACGACATCCATGCGCGCAATACGATCGATGACCCGGAGCGCGTGGGCATGCAGGAGAACACGTCGGCGCAGGTCGACGGCGGTGTGATCTCGATCACCCTGCCCGCCGTCTCGTGGACGGCGGTAACGGTGCGATGA
- a CDS encoding carbohydrate ABC transporter permease codes for MTTLTDSGRAARRRHLPLQVLLGFLVVYFLIPFWWVIVNSSKDAAGLFGGGSSLWFSGDIDYWGNLVELFSFQNGIYARWMLNSALYAFVGGIGATVLAVMAGYGFAKFRFRGRSFSFAVLLGSVMVPTTALVIPTFILFSQLGLTNTIWAVILPTLLNPFGVYLMNIYTREAVPDELLDAARVDGAGEMRTFLQVSLPLMRPAIVTVLLLSVVASWNNYFLPLAMLSDNRLFPVTVGIGMWQGIASANNAGGTSLWSIIILGSLVSVIPLVIAFLTLQKYWQGGLSIGSLK; via the coding sequence ATGACGACCCTCACCGACTCCGGTCGCGCCGCGCGCCGCCGGCACCTGCCTCTTCAGGTCCTCCTCGGGTTCCTGGTCGTGTACTTCCTGATCCCGTTCTGGTGGGTCATCGTCAACAGTTCGAAGGACGCCGCCGGGCTCTTCGGCGGGGGCAGCTCGCTGTGGTTCTCAGGTGACATCGACTACTGGGGGAACCTGGTCGAGCTGTTCAGCTTCCAGAACGGCATCTACGCCCGCTGGATGTTGAACTCCGCACTGTACGCCTTCGTCGGCGGCATCGGTGCCACGGTGCTCGCGGTGATGGCGGGCTACGGATTCGCGAAGTTCCGCTTCCGGGGGCGCAGCTTCAGCTTCGCCGTGCTGCTGGGCTCCGTCATGGTTCCCACCACCGCGTTGGTCATCCCGACCTTCATCCTGTTCTCGCAGCTGGGGCTGACGAACACGATCTGGGCCGTGATCCTCCCGACGCTGCTGAACCCGTTCGGGGTGTACCTCATGAACATCTACACCCGCGAGGCCGTGCCGGACGAGTTGCTGGACGCGGCGCGCGTGGACGGCGCGGGGGAGATGCGGACGTTCCTGCAGGTGTCCCTCCCGCTCATGCGCCCCGCGATCGTCACAGTCCTGCTGCTCTCGGTCGTGGCCTCCTGGAACAACTACTTCCTGCCGCTGGCGATGCTGTCCGACAACCGCCTCTTCCCCGTCACGGTCGGAATCGGCATGTGGCAGGGCATCGCTTCCGCCAACAACGCCGGCGGCACCTCGCTGTGGAGCATCATCATCCTCGGCTCTCTCGTCTCGGTGATCCCCCTGGTCATCGCGTTCCTCACCTTGCAGAAGTACTGGCAGGGTGGGCTCTCCATCGGAAGTCTCAAGTAG
- a CDS encoding sugar ABC transporter permease: MTVDIAVRPKTSKKSSSPRRRGGSARGGVGWAFVAPFAIVFLALLVTPLLYALYLSLFQTKLIGGTTFVLFDNYVKAFTDQNFLDGIRFVIGFSAILIPLQMAVSLGVALILDAVVSRFARFSRLMIFLPYAIPAVIGALMWGFLYSKSFGPMAEIFGIFGMAGPDLLSRDLIFFGLLNIVTWQWAGYYMIIIYAALQGIDPTLYEAARIDGASGWQITLRIKIPLIAPALLLILVFALIGTLQFFNEPQILRYLASGAIPSDLTPNMYAYQQAFALANYNYGSAISFALGAVVFVCVYLFMFITRKRGSFLS; encoded by the coding sequence ATGACCGTCGATATCGCGGTTCGCCCGAAGACATCGAAGAAGAGCAGCAGTCCGCGTCGACGCGGCGGCTCCGCCCGCGGCGGAGTGGGCTGGGCGTTCGTCGCACCATTCGCGATCGTCTTCCTCGCGCTGCTCGTCACTCCGCTGCTCTACGCGCTCTATCTGAGCCTGTTCCAGACGAAGCTGATCGGCGGGACGACCTTCGTCCTGTTCGACAACTACGTCAAGGCCTTCACCGATCAGAACTTCCTCGACGGCATCCGCTTCGTGATCGGGTTCTCGGCGATCCTGATCCCGCTGCAGATGGCTGTGTCGCTCGGGGTCGCGCTGATCCTCGACGCCGTGGTGAGCCGTTTCGCGCGCTTCTCGCGCCTCATGATCTTCCTGCCCTACGCCATCCCCGCCGTCATCGGCGCGCTGATGTGGGGTTTCCTGTACAGCAAGAGCTTCGGGCCGATGGCCGAGATCTTCGGGATCTTCGGCATGGCCGGCCCGGACCTGCTCAGCCGCGACCTCATCTTCTTCGGGCTCCTCAACATCGTGACCTGGCAGTGGGCCGGGTACTACATGATCATCATCTACGCGGCACTGCAGGGCATCGATCCGACGCTCTACGAAGCCGCGCGCATCGACGGTGCGAGCGGATGGCAGATCACCCTGCGCATCAAGATCCCGCTGATCGCGCCCGCTCTGCTGCTGATCCTGGTGTTCGCGCTGATCGGCACGCTGCAATTCTTCAACGAACCGCAGATCCTGCGATATCTGGCTTCCGGAGCCATACCGTCCGACCTCACGCCGAACATGTACGCCTATCAACAGGCCTTCGCGCTGGCCAACTACAACTACGGTTCGGCGATCTCCTTCGCCCTCGGTGCCGTCGTGTTCGTCTGCGTCTACCTCTTCATGTTCATCACCCGAAAGCGCGGGAGCTTCCTGTCATGA
- a CDS encoding extracellular solute-binding protein, whose amino-acid sequence MKTKHALAAALTLVLAGGLVSCADGGDEAGGGNEATNCTNTIEKKDLPVVTMWAWYPNMELVVDNFNKASDDVQVCWTNVGQGGDEYDKFQTAITAGTGAPDVVMIEADRIPTFQVQNAIVDIASFGYEDVKADYSEGAWKDVSVGEGVYGVPVDGGPMGMIYRKDIFDTYGITPPTTWAEYEAAAQKVKDAGGPLFGDLGANVPAVMMALQYQNGAEPFTYDAADPEKIAINLNDSASKEVLDYWDGLVEKGLVGTQDQFTPEYIAGVIGGDYATYISAAWAPGYLTGAGVGEGEDAGVWATAPLPQWDSADPTYVNWGGSAFSVTSQAKNPELAAKVAFGVYADEASLTDGWQNQVIFPLNLAALNSPDFENYAVPFFDGQLANKDVYVPAANGYTGMTYTPFGAYYFDAFNEQLASINEGSVSGAEAADALQESVVKYAEEQGFTVK is encoded by the coding sequence GTGAAGACGAAACATGCTCTCGCTGCGGCACTCACTCTCGTCCTCGCGGGCGGGCTCGTCTCGTGCGCCGACGGCGGTGACGAAGCGGGCGGCGGCAACGAGGCCACGAACTGCACCAACACGATCGAGAAGAAGGATCTTCCGGTCGTCACGATGTGGGCGTGGTATCCGAACATGGAGCTCGTCGTCGACAACTTCAACAAGGCGAGCGACGACGTCCAGGTGTGCTGGACGAACGTCGGCCAGGGCGGCGATGAATACGACAAGTTCCAGACCGCCATCACCGCCGGTACGGGCGCACCGGACGTCGTCATGATCGAGGCCGACCGCATCCCCACCTTCCAGGTGCAGAATGCGATCGTCGACATCGCCTCCTTCGGCTACGAAGACGTGAAGGCCGACTACAGCGAAGGTGCCTGGAAGGACGTGTCCGTCGGAGAAGGGGTCTACGGCGTCCCGGTCGACGGCGGCCCCATGGGCATGATCTACCGCAAGGACATCTTCGATACCTACGGCATCACTCCTCCCACCACCTGGGCCGAGTACGAGGCCGCGGCGCAGAAGGTCAAGGACGCCGGCGGTCCGCTCTTCGGCGACTTGGGCGCCAACGTTCCTGCCGTCATGATGGCGCTGCAGTACCAGAACGGTGCTGAGCCCTTCACCTATGACGCCGCCGACCCCGAGAAGATCGCGATCAACCTCAACGACAGCGCGTCGAAGGAGGTGCTCGACTACTGGGACGGGCTGGTGGAGAAGGGTCTGGTCGGAACGCAGGACCAGTTCACTCCCGAGTACATCGCCGGTGTCATCGGCGGCGACTATGCCACCTACATCTCGGCGGCCTGGGCTCCCGGGTACCTGACGGGTGCCGGTGTCGGCGAGGGTGAGGACGCCGGTGTCTGGGCTACTGCTCCGCTGCCGCAATGGGACTCTGCCGACCCGACCTATGTCAACTGGGGCGGTTCCGCGTTCTCCGTCACGAGCCAGGCGAAGAACCCCGAGCTCGCGGCCAAGGTCGCATTCGGTGTTTACGCCGACGAGGCCTCGCTCACGGACGGATGGCAGAACCAGGTCATCTTCCCGCTGAACCTCGCCGCGCTCAACTCACCCGACTTCGAGAACTACGCTGTGCCGTTCTTCGACGGGCAACTGGCGAACAAGGACGTCTACGTCCCGGCGGCCAACGGCTACACGGGTATGACGTACACGCCGTTCGGTGCGTACTATTTCGACGCCTTCAACGAGCAGCTCGCGTCGATCAACGAGGGGTCCGTCTCCGGCGCGGAAGCTGCTGACGCGCTCCAGGAATCGGTTGTCAAGTACGCCGAAGAGCAGGGCTTCACGGTCAAGTGA
- a CDS encoding 3-hydroxyacyl-CoA dehydrogenase family protein: protein MSERVAVVGSGYMGGGIAQVIALSGREVMLADVTAERAAESRARIVREAEQFEKQGLFPAGATARIDDAVRAAASIEDAVTDADIIEEAVPEILSVKHDTLRRISAAAPAAAVIGSNTSTISIASLAEAVERPERFLGVHFSNPATFIPGVEVIPHAGTDAPVVTRMIALLAECGKQGVEVPDVTGFILNRLQYALFTEAARLVEEGVASAESVDAIARTTFGFRLPFFGPFAIADIAGLDVYEFCYGSLGEAYPDRFAEPSVLRERVARGDLGVKSGSGFLATPPQRSAELVAYRDRAYAAMAKLLDELGPAPVDY, encoded by the coding sequence ATGAGCGAACGCGTCGCCGTGGTGGGGTCCGGCTACATGGGGGGAGGAATCGCCCAGGTGATCGCCCTTTCCGGTCGGGAGGTCATGCTGGCCGATGTGACGGCGGAGCGCGCGGCGGAGAGTCGCGCGCGCATCGTCCGTGAAGCCGAGCAGTTCGAGAAGCAGGGGCTGTTCCCTGCGGGAGCGACCGCGCGCATCGACGATGCCGTGCGGGCAGCCGCCAGCATCGAGGATGCCGTGACGGACGCCGACATCATCGAAGAGGCCGTGCCCGAGATCCTGTCCGTGAAGCACGACACCCTGCGCCGGATCAGCGCTGCGGCGCCGGCTGCGGCCGTGATCGGCAGCAACACCTCGACCATCTCGATCGCCTCGCTCGCCGAGGCCGTGGAGCGACCGGAGCGCTTTCTCGGGGTGCACTTCAGCAACCCGGCGACGTTCATCCCCGGCGTGGAGGTGATCCCGCACGCGGGGACGGACGCACCCGTGGTGACGCGCATGATCGCGTTGCTCGCGGAGTGCGGCAAGCAGGGGGTCGAGGTTCCCGACGTCACCGGCTTCATCTTGAACCGGCTTCAGTATGCGCTGTTCACTGAGGCGGCGCGTCTGGTCGAGGAGGGCGTGGCTTCCGCTGAATCCGTGGACGCGATCGCGCGCACGACGTTCGGCTTCCGGCTGCCCTTCTTCGGGCCGTTCGCGATCGCCGACATCGCAGGCCTCGACGTGTACGAGTTCTGCTACGGCTCGCTGGGCGAGGCGTACCCCGACCGGTTCGCCGAACCGTCGGTCCTGCGCGAGCGGGTGGCGCGGGGAGACCTGGGCGTCAAGAGCGGAAGCGGATTCCTCGCCACTCCTCCGCAGCGCAGCGCGGAGCTGGTCGCCTACCGGGACCGCGCCTACGCCGCCATGGCGAAGCTGCTGGACGAACTCGGCCCCGCGCCTGTTGATTACTAG